The Amycolatopsis tolypomycina region GCAAGGCAAGCCGTCGCGCTCAGCCGCGACGACGTATCCCCGGTCCAAGTCGAGGCGGCCAACCAGCTGCTGCACGACACGCTGCTCGAGCCAAGCGAGGAGCTGATCGACTCCATCGAACCGACAGCCGCGGCCGTGGCAGCAGCGCACTGGCTGCATGCCGCCGCCACCGTCGCCGCCGAAGCCGCCGACATCGAGATCACGCAGGTCGTCCAGTACGCCGACGACATCGAAGCCCTCAACTTCCTGGTTCCTACCCTCGTCCTCACCCACCTGCAGACCGGCACACCACCGCGAGCGGTAGTCATCAGCATGGTTCGCGAGGCTGCCCTGGTCGCCGATGGCCGCATCCCCGACGTCGAGGCCCTGGCCGCCCGGGTCACCGCAGCCCGGGAACTCGTCGCCCGGCACGAGGCCACCGATCCCGAACTGCACGCCAGGCTCGCGATGCTCGGCCTGTGCGACCTGAACCCCGCCAGCCCCGCACCAGACCTTCTCGAGGACCTACTCGACGCGATCCGCGGCTGCTACCTCGTCTACGCCGAATGCGCCGACCTGGACGACGATGTCGCGCCCGAAGACGAAGCCGCAAGCGACGCGGTCACCGAACGGGTCACTGCCGGATTCCTCACGACCGTGCGCGCAGAAGCCGCCCAGCGTCGCGACCGCCTGATTTGACCCTCGTTCCCGGGTTCGTCGGTCTGGTGTACACCGCCGTACCGGAGCGGACGCCGCCCGCCGTGACACCGTGGGAAGCAACAGAGAAGAGGCTGTGGATGAGCGACACGGCGTTGCTGATGATCGATATGCAGAACTCCTACCTCGCCGACGACGGGGTTCGAGACGCGCTCGGCTGGCCGCCGATCTGGCGGCTGGCCGAGACCATCACTGCCTGCGCCGAACTGCTGGCCGCTGCGCGGGAGCGGCAGGCGCCGGTGATCTACTCCCGGTCGGTGGGCAGCGCCGCCGGACCGCTCGGGGACAACCCGCGCTTCGCCCGGCTCATGCAACACCGAGCCGGCCGCCTTCCCCAGGTCTCGGCAGAACAGCAGGAGTGGAAACGGCAGATCATCGACGCCGTCGCTCCGGAGCCCGGGGACGTGGTGCTGGACAAGACCCAGGCCAGCTTCTTCGACTACACCGAACTCGAACCACTGTTGCGCAACCTGGCCGTGTCGCGGTTGATCGTGGCGGGCCTGCAAACCAACGTGTGCGTCGAAGCCACCGTCCGTGCCGGGCTCGCCCACAACTTCGAGGTCGCCGTCCCCGACGACGCCGTCTCCACCGACGGACCCGACCTCCACCACGCCGCCCTCGACTCCATGCGCGTGCTCTACACCGAAATCGCACCCTGGCGAGAACTCCTCGCCCCCGACGCACCCTGGGACCGTGCGTTCACCACGCCCGACTACGGCCGCAACCCCCACTACTGGACCGAAACCCCCTCGAACACCGAGCGATGAGCTTCCACTGTCGGTGGACCATCTCGCGACCAGCACATCCCCACGGCCGTACGGCCTTCCGGCCCGCAGCGGAGCGGTGGCCGAGTGGTCCACACTGGACCCGGATTGCGGTCCACTGCGTCTCCGATGGGGCTCCGTTGCTGGCGTAGTGCCCGACACTGTGCGACACTTGATGACACCGAAACTTGGTGAAGATGTCGGCTGACCTGCATCTACTGGCAGAGAGTGGCACTCGGTGACACTCGCCGACATTATTGGGCGGCGGACTTTTAATCCGTAGGTTCTGGGTTCGAGCCCCAGGCGGCCCACTACGATCATGCGTCTGACCTGCAGAAACGTTCGATTTGGCGATCTTTCTGCAGGTCGTGGCGATCTGTGTGGCCCGTCGTGTGTCCACGGCCGTACGCTCCGGCGAACGGGTTGGCCTGTGCGTGCACGTCGGCACCGGATGTTCGATCTGGCGGCGGCGGTCGTTTTTGTTGCTGCTGCGGGGAAATCGTCTTTGTGGCGATGGGCGGTCGGCGCCCCTCTGGGTGTGGTTCCGCGTCTGTGTTCGTCAGGCGTGGTGTGTCCGTGGGTGTGGCCGGCGGTGCCGGAGCGGTTCGGCGTAGCGCGCGTAACGGAGACGCATCGGAGCCCTCTGTTGCCGGGTCGTCACCATTGTGCGGCCGTGTTTCCCCAGGTCAGGGCCGATATTTGGTGCTCAGCGAAGGCGGCGAACCTGCGGATTTGACGTCCGAGGGTCAGGTTCTATGGCAGTTGTCGACATGTGACGGCACTGTGCGGCACCGCCCGCTATGCGTCGGCAGTGGAGCGGGAGCCGGGCCCGGTGCGTACGGCCGGGCGGTGCGGCGAACAGGGAGGCGCTGATCTTCTCGGCGGCCTGGTGGCGGGTGCCGGGTAGAGGGAGATGTAGTAGTCGGCGGTGAAGGACATGGAGGCGTGTCCGAGCATGTCCTGGACGCTTTTGAGGTCGTTGCCGGCGGCCAGGGGCAGTGAGGCTGCGCCGTGTCGGAGGTCGTGTAGCCGGATCGTGGCAGGGTCGTGCGTTCGACCAGCAGGTTCTCGAACTCGTGGGTGAACGAGGCGAGGCTGTTCGCGGCGTGAGTGCCGAGGTCGGCGAGGAAGTTGCCGGCGGCAGGAAGCGCTGGCCCCCAGTCACCGAGCGTTTCCGGCAGAGCGCTGACCTTTCGGCGGTGCGCAGGGTCTTGAGCGCGATCTCCACCATGTCACTCAGCCGGACCACGATCTCGGTGCGGTGGCGTTCGATGTGCCAGATCGTCGGTGAGGCTGCGCAGCCGCGGCTTGAGCGCGCGCTCCCATCCCTGCGCGTCCCTGGGGCGGACCTGGAGCCGTGCGTTGGCACTGCGTGCCATGTTCGCTCGGTGCCGGTCGCACTGCAAAGCGAACACGCGAAACAGCTGGAGAGCCGATGGGCTCGATCAGGCGGTCGTGTTGCCGTGCGGGTCCGATGGGTTCGTGGCTTCGGAGGTAAGGGTGAAGTTCGGCGCCGCGCTCGAGTAGATCCGGACGTGGCCCCAGTCGCCGGCGATTTCGTAGTGGTTGTCGTGACGCTGGAGGCTGTCGATGTTGCCGAGGTCTTCTTCGCCGGTGGCGTCACGGGAGGTTGGGGACGACCGCGTGACCCATTCGATCTTCGTCGCCTCGGCGATAGTCAGCACGGCGTCCGCGTAGCAATGTGCTTCATCCGGTCGTGGCGCGTGGTAGCGCGGGTGTGACGAGGTCAGTACGGCCTCGAGCCGGAAGGTCAGCGAGGTGGGTGTCTCGTCGATGGCGAGGACGAAGCTGTCTTCGAGGTAGACGTTGGCGAGGTCGGGGAAGTCGGTGTAGTTCGTCATGTGCTAGTGGTCCCAGGTGATCGGTGTGTGGTTTCCCAGGCTTTTCCTGGTGACCGGGTTGCCCTGCGGGTCGATGCGGACCCCGTCTTCGTTGCGCAGTTCGACGTGCGGGTTTTCGCTGCCTGGGGCGCGGCCGCTGCCTTCCTTGAGGGTCATTCGGATGATGCCGTTGTCGTCGACGTACTTCGGCGGGCCGTTCGGGGTCTGCTGTTTCGTCCATCCCTTGGACTCGGCGTAGCGGGCCAGATCGGATGCCTTCGGCGGTGTGCCCTGGTCGAAGTACTCGTGCAGGGCCGCCTTCACGGGCGGTAGTTTCGGCGCGGCCGGGTCGGGTTTCTCTCCTGCGCGGGTGCCTTTGAGCAGCTTGCCGGCTGCGCCGCCGATGAGCAGGCCGCCCACGATTTGGCCGGTGGCTCGGCCCGGGTGATCTGCCCAGTCGTCCCAGGCGATGAGGTTCTTGCCGAAGTCCACGGGGTGGGTGATGTTGTGCCACGCGGCCGAGGCGATGTCGGTCAGTCCCTCGTGGTCGGGGTTGCCTGGGTCGCCGATGGCGTAGACGAGGTTCCACATGCCTTCGCCGAACCCCTTGAATGCGTTCCAGGCGCCTTCGCCGAAGTCGGCGAAGAAGCCGCCGACGTCGTCGAGCCAGTCTGAGACTGTGGGGGCGCCGCCGGCCTCGTCGGAGATGGTTTCGGTGGTCCGGTCCCCGGCTTCGGTGAGTTGCTGGCGGGCGCGGTTGAGTGTGTCGCGCGCCGCTTGCCGGTCGGCCTCGCCGGGATCGGTGAACGGCGCGACCGTCACCCGGGTGGGGTCACCGTTGGCGGCGTGCTGCTGGTTCTGGGTGTCGGCGTTGGTGACGTCGCGGTCATAGCGGGCCTTCGCGTCCGCTGTTGCGGCTTGGCCTCGGTTCCACAGCCGGATGGCGTCGCCGGCCTGGCCTTGTGCCCAGCGCAGTGTCTGCGCATATCCGTCGAGTGCTTCGGCGACCGCGTCGAACGAGTCGGAGGCGGCCAGCCACTTGGCGGGTTCGTCGCTGAACTTGTCATGGAACCTGGCCGCGGCCGGACCGGCCCATGAGCCGGTGTCGATTCGGCGGAGGCTTTCCCCGGCCTGTCCGGTTCCCCGGGACCGGGCGTGCAGTACCCGGGCGTTCTCCTCGATCGCGGCCGGGTCACCGGGAATGAGGGCGCGTGGGTCGGCGGTCTCACCTAGTTCGGCCATCAGTCGCCGATCGCCGAGGTGCCGGGATCCGCGGGCAGCTGTCGTGCGGCTGCCTCGTCGATTCCCCGGTAGGCGTCAGCGGCGTGGGTGAGGCAATCGCCGATCACGCCGGCGTCCTCGGTCAGCGTGTCCAGTCCCGCGCTCCACCGCGCGCAGTAGTCCGCCAGCGCGTTGTGGACCCCGGCATGGCCGTAGAGTTCGGCGTCGCCGCAGAGGCCGCGCAGCTCGAATGTCTCCTGGTCATGGATGCTCTGGGCGATTCCCTTGCCTGCGTTGTCCAGAACGTCTACGTCGACGTGGAACCCTGGCCCGTCCACACTCACTCGGCGCCCTCCTCGCGCTTGA contains the following coding sequences:
- a CDS encoding cysteine hydrolase family protein; translated protein: MSDTALLMIDMQNSYLADDGVRDALGWPPIWRLAETITACAELLAAARERQAPVIYSRSVGSAAGPLGDNPRFARLMQHRAGRLPQVSAEQQEWKRQIIDAVAPEPGDVVLDKTQASFFDYTELEPLLRNLAVSRLIVAGLQTNVCVEATVRAGLAHNFEVAVPDDAVSTDGPDLHHAALDSMRVLYTEIAPWRELLAPDAPWDRAFTTPDYGRNPHYWTETPSNTER
- a CDS encoding tyrosine-type recombinase/integrase translates to MGASASCRRQLPRRPRHSRREQPRLVHPRVREPAGRTHDPATIRLHDLRHGAASLPLAAGNDLKSVQDMLGHASMSFTADYYISLYPAPATRPPRRSAPPCSPHRPAVRTGPGSRSTADA
- a CDS encoding WXG100 family type VII secretion target, with protein sequence MAELGETADPRALIPGDPAAIEENARVLHARSRGTGQAGESLRRIDTGSWAGPAAARFHDKFSDEPAKWLAASDSFDAVAEALDGYAQTLRWAQGQAGDAIRLWNRGQAATADAKARYDRDVTNADTQNQQHAANGDPTRVTVAPFTDPGEADRQAARDTLNRARQQLTEAGDRTTETISDEAGGAPTVSDWLDDVGGFFADFGEGAWNAFKGFGEGMWNLVYAIGDPGNPDHEGLTDIASAAWHNITHPVDFGKNLIAWDDWADHPGRATGQIVGGLLIGGAAGKLLKGTRAGEKPDPAAPKLPPVKAALHEYFDQGTPPKASDLARYAESKGWTKQQTPNGPPKYVDDNGIIRMTLKEGSGRAPGSENPHVELRNEDGVRIDPQGNPVTRKSLGNHTPITWDH